Genomic DNA from Pedobacter africanus:
AAGGAAAGATCATACCCAAAACAACAAGCGATTATCGTTTATTACTCAATCAAACTACAGCAAAGGGTAGCTCTGTAGGGTTTGTAAGCAGTTTCAGCAATGATTTGCTAATGGCTGATGACATGGAGGTCAATGCTTTCTCCGCCAGTTTTTATAAAGCATCGGATCAAAACCTGCTAATGTTTGCTGACCACATTTACCAGGATTTTGAGTCAGATCCTGATTGGGAAGCGCTATATAACCAGGTGTATGTAGCCAATCTCGTCATCAAGGAAGTCATGGATTCTGAAGGAAGGACAGAGGCTGAAAAGAACAAGCTACAGGCCGAAGCCAGGGTTCATCGTGCATATGCTTTTTTGATGTTGGTGAATCTTTATGCCAAAGCCTACAGCACCACCGGTGCATTGGCCGATATGGGCGTGCCTTTGCGTACCGGGCTCGATTTTGAGGAGAAGCTGAACAGGGCAACAGTACAGGAGGTGTATAACTTTATACTGAATGATCTGCAGCTTGCCCTTGGTAAATTGCCGCTTACGCCTGAAGCCAATTACAATTACCGGCCTGTTCAGGCCAGCGCCGAGGCCTTGCTGGCCAGGGCATACCTTTACATGAGCAACTTTGCCGAAGCGTTCAAATATGCAGACGCATCTTTAAGGAGTTACAGCACCTTGAACAACTACAACAGTTTACCTGCCAGTGTTGTGTTCGCAGGTAACTTCCAACTGCCGCTCAATTTGCAGAACAAAGAAATACTGCAATTAAAATCGACTATTTCCAATACCTCATTATTTTATGCTAATGCGGCGCTTATTGCTTTGTACGACAAACAGAATGATCTTCGTTTCAAAACTTTGTATGCCAGTGATGCGATAATTGGCTTAAATAATGGCTATATCAGTACCGATTGGACAGGAAATACACCCGCAAAGGGTCCTTCTACTGCAGAGATGTATTTAACACGGGCCGAATGTTATGCAAGAAATGGCAAAACTCAGGAAGCACTGCAGGATCTCAATACATTAAGAGCGTCAAGGTATAAAACAGGTAGTAGTTACATGCTTACTGCAGGCAGCCCAGCAGAGGTGCTCAGCCTTGTAAAAGCAGAGCGTCGCCGGGAACTCGCATTTCGTGGTTTCAGGCTGTTCGATATCAAACGTTACAATGTGATTGATGGCGATAACATTACCATCACACACGCCATTAATGGCAAGACTTATACACTTGCACCCGCAAGTCCGCGTTCGGTATTGCCGATCGGAAGAAAATATATAGACCTTAATCCCGAAATCTTACAAAATCCACGTTAATCATGAAAACCATTTATATCCAAAAAATAAAATACCTGCTGGCCGTAGTACTGCTGGTATGCACTTCTGCAGTAATGGCCGCCAACCAGTTTGAACTCAACGGAACTGCTGTAGGTAAAGACGGGCAACAGGTAGAACTGATCAGGTATACCGAAGGCTCAATCAATAAACTGGCCACTACAACCGTAACGGCAGGTAAGTTCCATATCTCCATTCCTGTTGATGAACTCAGCCTCGCTGTTTTACAGATCAACAGCGGCTTTGGAGGTACTATAATTGTTGAGCCTGCAGTTGTTCAGTACCGCATGAACGCCGATGGCACCTTTGAAATTAAAGGCGGTAAATACAACCCGGTATTATTGGGCTACCTGAGAAATAAGGCTTATATAGCAGCC
This window encodes:
- a CDS encoding RagB/SusD family nutrient uptake outer membrane protein, with the protein product MKNIKYILLLGAVLISLTSCKKYLDVVPKGKIIPKTTSDYRLLLNQTTAKGSSVGFVSSFSNDLLMADDMEVNAFSASFYKASDQNLLMFADHIYQDFESDPDWEALYNQVYVANLVIKEVMDSEGRTEAEKNKLQAEARVHRAYAFLMLVNLYAKAYSTTGALADMGVPLRTGLDFEEKLNRATVQEVYNFILNDLQLALGKLPLTPEANYNYRPVQASAEALLARAYLYMSNFAEAFKYADASLRSYSTLNNYNSLPASVVFAGNFQLPLNLQNKEILQLKSTISNTSLFYANAALIALYDKQNDLRFKTLYASDAIIGLNNGYISTDWTGNTPAKGPSTAEMYLTRAECYARNGKTQEALQDLNTLRASRYKTGSSYMLTAGSPAEVLSLVKAERRRELAFRGFRLFDIKRYNVIDGDNITITHAINGKTYTLAPASPRSVLPIGRKYIDLNPEILQNPR